A genome region from Deltaproteobacteria bacterium includes the following:
- a CDS encoding methyltransferase domain-containing protein: protein MRDYTRMDRYLDFLESEVYPEPCSEIHDHITGQVFDRFIAPNAEKIESALDVGCGQGLALGRFKSLGIEAIGITLGNEDYKECIKRGYRVKRMDQSFLDLPAHSFDLLYARHVLEHSPFPLLTLFEFNRVMKEKAYAYIEVPWAESIHADNPNHYSILGKRSWLHLFRKARFSVLKDVVVDFKLIDGTPDEYWGWWLQKSEDLPFTSPEI, encoded by the coding sequence ATGAGAGATTATACCCGGATGGACCGATACCTTGATTTCCTGGAATCGGAAGTATACCCGGAACCCTGCTCCGAAATCCACGACCATATCACCGGACAGGTATTCGATCGGTTCATTGCTCCCAATGCCGAAAAGATCGAGTCCGCTCTTGACGTGGGATGCGGACAAGGACTGGCCCTTGGCCGGTTTAAATCATTGGGGATCGAGGCAATCGGGATTACCCTTGGAAACGAAGACTACAAAGAATGCATCAAGCGCGGATACAGGGTCAAACGAATGGATCAATCTTTTCTCGATCTTCCGGCCCATAGCTTCGATCTCCTTTACGCCCGCCACGTGCTTGAACACTCCCCCTTTCCGTTGCTCACCCTCTTCGAGTTCAACAGGGTCATGAAAGAAAAGGCATACGCCTACATCGAGGTCCCATGGGCCGAATCCATTCATGCCGACAACCCCAATCATTACAGCATACTGGGGAAGAGGTCCTGGCTTCACCTCTTCAGAAAGGCCCGGTTCTCTGTGTTGAAGGATGTCGTGGTCGATTTCAAGTTGATCGACGGAACGCCAGACGAGTACTGGGGTTGGTGGCTGCAAAAATCCGAGGATCTTCCCTTCACTTCGCCGGAGATATGA